Proteins from a single region of Trypanosoma brucei brucei TREU927 chromosome 7, complete sequence:
- a CDS encoding ATPase, putative: MFWRFPAALLCLRKPSVAYERLVMTGTINRDLQQVTALPVFDRLHNDLETFVKSSDRFQPRRVELRPPNRLGVTPLFFRRREQEEKVQRALAEMDEDGSSSTGGGTGCVYHPLSRVKGLYVYGGVGCGKTMLMDLLYENAPSTIKKHRVHFHHFMLDVQRTLHTVTHESKSDGTQVARRTPDAAINSFDEVAQRMMSNVELLCFDEVAVTDVAHAMILRRLFHAFYKLGVVVIFTSNRAPDDLYLGGLNREGFLPFIELIKRQCEVYDMCSNTDHRLSDAGDAKTYLAPINEANTATFNEQFLQFCKGMPAERRVLRVFGRDVEVPAACGGVCRFHFMEICGGELSAADYSVIAKTFNTVFIEGVPRFTYNSTDVKHRFLLLIDELYEHRCKVVIYAQVEIMLLQESKEEFEAAHISSGTTAATEAEVKPITQEFARLSEFEREIGRSLLDHTDSAFQMERCLSRLCEMRTQQYLKSPHRYEEVSLSTGA, translated from the coding sequence ATGTTTTGGCGCTTCCCTGCCGCATTGTTGTGCCTGAGGAAGCCATCCGTGGCGTACGAGCGGTTAGTGATGACGGGTACCATAAACCGTGATCTGCAGCAAGTCACCGCTTTGCCCGTTTTTGATCGTCTTCACAATGACTTGGAGACCTTCGTCAAGAGTAGCGACCGGTTCCAGCCCCGACGCGTGGAGTTGCGACCGCCCAACCGCTTAGGCGTCACCCCCTTATTTTTTCGTCGACGAgaacaggaggaaaaagTTCAGCGTGCACTCGCTGAAATGGATGAGGACGGGTCGTCATCAACGGGTGGCGGAACAGGTTGCGTCTACCACCCACTCTCCCGCGTGAAGGGCCTTTATGTTTATGGTGGAGTAGGTTGCGGTAAAACTATGCTGATGGACCTCCTTTACGAGAATGCCCCATCCACCATTAAGAAACATCGCgtacattttcatcactTCATGCTTGACGTGCAGCGCACTCTCCACACAGTAACACATGAGTCCAAGAGTGACGGAACACAAGTGGCACGTCGAACACCCGACGCAGCCATTAACTCCTTCGATGAAGTCGCACAGCGGATGATGAGCAACGTGGAATTGCTCTGCTTTGATGAAGTGGCCGTAACTGATGTGGCCCATGCGATGATTCTCCGCCGTCTCTTCCATGCCTTTTATAAGCTTGGCGTCGTAGTCATATTTACTTCCAACCGAGCCCCGGACGACCTCTACCTCGGCGGTCTCAACCGGGAGGGTTTCCTTCCATTCATTGAATTGATAAAACGCCAGTGTGAGGTGTATGACATGTGTAGTAACACGGACCACAGACTCAGTGATGCTGGTGATGCAAAGACGTACCTCGCTCCAATCAATGAAGCCAACACAGCGACGTTTAATGAACAGTTTCTGCAATTTTGCAAGGGGATGCCTGCCGAACGGCGGGTGTTGCGGGTGTTTGGTCGGGATGTGGAGGTGCCAGCCGCTTGCGGTGGAGTCTGTCGGTTTCATTTTATGGAAATATGCGGCGGGGAACTCTCAGCAGCGGACTACTCGGTTATCGCCAAGACATTCAATACGGTGTTTATTGAGGGCGTTCCGCGTTTCACGTACAACAGCACCGATGTGAAGCATCGGTTCTTACTTCTAATTGATGAACTGTACGAACACCGTTGTAAGGTTGTGATCTATGCCCAAGTGGAGATTATGCTGTTGCAGGAAAGTAAGGAAGAGTTTGAGGCGGCGCACATCTCTTCAGGCACCACGGCGGCTACTGAAGCTGAGGTGAAACCCATTACGCAAGAGTTTGCACGGTTATCGGAGTTCGAGCGGGAAATTGGCAGAAGCTTATTAGATCATACCGACTCAGCATTTCAAATGGAGCGCTGCCTCTCCCGGTTGTGTGAAATGCGCACTCAACAGTACCTCAAGTCCCCACATCGCTATGAGGAAGTGTCATTAAGTACCGGAGCGTGA
- a CDS encoding glutaminyl cyclase, putative, with protein MKSNWRDKKNGRRWIRSAFGNGSLLAACAGMMIVVLCYKMTKPVERRTEGSEKQGIKAEGRQEKNAREEDSFAPPIADDIQRRAVPRPPSARPKTYTPITVAADAKRQEADLLAGLLFFLPPEQQRQSLMQRLHSIMSAGTRVAGSLSSGQMKVMKLLTENGTWRPPREALFTPKGVSNLKRVPVPRWNLEWDNFTHSTPLGERKFFNLVFTFAGGAAFKRKSHERETKKENRGNFSETRGRDQKRGENEKKRKGGGEEGKRRRGRRKRRSFAFSSNHTFAEERLKHVMLSAHWDSKYYTDINFLGASDSAVPLVYLLETMRLISVLSDTVAALSEAGNKPRWRNSRATDHDDEALCRWVPRVLSPSYLTVLRYYYAQDRESSACLSGVTGSLWQRRSMRNSKTSAKRQVGGGFLQLLRRVNHLPAITVALFDGEEAFVRWEGDDNTYGSSHLAKMWKMMNISGNMNAGGNVRMNKVKVVNSMKVELGSVSEDSEAAASSRFNSIDLFILYDLMGSAGTQFQNFFPDQSGIAFARLADVERMHRREAAELWRLQEEAGKVEENKRKWWRSETTSKSSSAAAPTSDASRISSFKKACSKYLPRLWCLHGPPHEMFTLYGVPRLDGTSLPSSELANLWLPPASGDNAGSTNTNNDGKNSEVGRNVNVFFPSWQARAQGPILEGISGVMDDHTHWLETERVLHLIPIPFPPAWHTAQDNESEIDGGTVVDLFRVLSDFSLRLGEGWMDAS; from the coding sequence ATGAAAAGCAACTGGAGagacaagaaaaatggaaggCGTTGGATTCGATCCGCCTTTGGAAACGGATCGTTGTTGGCTGCCTGCGCCGGAATGATGATCGTTGTGCTGTGCTACAAAATGACGAAGCCAGTTGAAAGAAGGACGGAGGGAAGCGAAAAACAGGGAATTAAGGCGGAGGgaaggcaagaaaaaaatgcccGCGAGGAGGATTCCTTCGCTCCACCGATCGCCGACGACATCCAACGTCGGGCAGTACCGCGCCCACCCTCCGCCCGACCGAAAACCTACACTCCCATTACAGTCGCCGCTGATGCAAAGAGGCAAGAAGCAGATCTGCTGGCggggttgttgttttttcttccacctgAACAGCAGCGCCAATCGCTGATGCAGCGGCTTCACTCCATTATGAGCGCTGGCACCCGGGTAGCCGGTTCCCTCTCGTCCGGTCAAATGAAGGTCATGAAGTTGTTAACTGAAAACGGCACCTGGCGCCCGCCGAGAGAAGCGCTTTTCACGCCAAAGGGCGTTTCGAACCTCAAGCGGGTACCGGTACCTCGTTGGAACCTCGAATGGGATAACTTCACACACTCAACACCGTTGGGAGAGCGCAAATTCTTCAACTTAGTCTTCACTTTTGCTGGTGGCGCGGCATTTAAACGGAAGTCCCACGAAAGAGAaacgaagaaagaaaatagggGAAATTTTTCAGAAACACGGGGGAGGGATCAAAAACGCGGCGAAAatgagaagaagaggaaaggagggggagaagagggaaaacgaaGAAGGGGCCGACGGAAACGGCGGTCATTCGCCTTCTCCTCTAACCACACATTTGCGGAAGAACGACTGAAACACGTGATGTTGTCAGCCCACTGGGACAGTAAATATTACACCGACATTAACTTTTTAGGTGCTTCCGACTCCGCCGTCCCGTTGGTGTACTTACTGGAAACCATGCGGCTTATATCCGTCCTCTCTGACACGGTTGCGGCGCTGTCCGAGGCCGGTAACAAACCGCGGTGGAGGAACTCTCGGGCAACAGATCATGACGATGAGGCCCTGTGTCGTTGGGTACCTCGTGTACTTTCACCATCTTACCTTACTGTGTTGCGGTACTATTACGCCCAGGATAGGGAGTCTTCCGCATGCCTGAGTGGGGTCACGGGTTCGTTATGGCAGAGGCGCTCCATGAGAAACTCGAAAACTTCGGCTAAACGCCAGGTGGGAGGTGGTTTTCTTCAGTTGCTTCGGCGGGTGAATCACCTCCCAGCCATCACTGTTGCCTTGTTTGATGGCGAGGAGGCCTTCGTGCGTTGGGAAGGAGATGACAACACATACGGTTCTTCTCATCTTGCAAAGATGTGGAAGATGATGAATATCAGTGGCAACATGAACGCGGGAGGTAATGTGAGGATGAACAAGGTTAAGGTTGTTAACAGTATGAAGGTGGAATTGGGCTCCGTATCAGAAGACTCAGAAGCGGCTGCATCGTCACGCTTTAATTCTATCGATCTTTTTATATTGTACGACCTCATGGGTAGTGCTGGGACGCAGTTTCAAAATTTCTTTCCCGATCAGAGCGGAATAGCTTTTGCGCGGCTTGCCGATGTGGAACGCATGCACCGGCGCGAAGCGGCCGAACTGTGGCGACTTCAAGAAGAAGCGGGAAAGGTTGAGGAAAACAAGCGGAAGTGGTGGCGGTCGGAAACAACGTCGAAATCATCGTCAGCTGCCGCACCAACAAGCGATGCAAGCCGCATTTCATCATTTAAAAAAGCATGTTCAAAATATCTGCCGCGGCTATGGTGCTTACACGGTCCGCCACATGAGATGTTCACATTGTACGGCGTGCCGCGCCTAGACGGCACATCGTTGCCCAGCAGTGAATTGGCCAATTTGTGGTTGCCACCCGCCAGTGGTGACAACGCGGGCAGCACAAACACCAACAATGATGGAAAAAATAGTGAGGTTGGTCGCAATGTCAATgtgttctttccttcttggcAAGCACGGGCTCAAGGTCCAATACTTGAGGGCATCTCAGGGGTAATGGACGACCACACACACTGGCTAGAGACGGAGCGTGTGCTGCATCTTATACCGATTCCTTTTCCGCCTGCGTGGCACACGGCTCAAGATAATGAAAGTGAAATTGATGGTGGCACCGTCGTCGATCTTTTTCGTGTGCTGAGTGACTTCTCCTTGCGACTAGGTGAGGGATGGATGGATGCAAGTTGA